A stretch of Kyrpidia spormannii DNA encodes these proteins:
- a CDS encoding NADH-quinone oxidoreductase subunit D, producing the protein MADTRTEEMLMNVGPQHPSTHGVLRVVVKLDGETIVDAAPVIGYLHRGTEKLAEDLQYTQIIPYTDRMDYLAAMLNNYALVHAVEEAMDLEIPERAEYLRVIVMELNRIASHLLFIGTYLLDLGAMSPFLYAFQDRERIVQLFNEISGARLTYNYMRIGGVKWDAPPGWIDKVREFVPHMRESLKMLDDLITGNEIFLNRVRGIGAYDADTAIAYSLSGVNLRCTGLKWDLRKNRPYSVYDRFEFEIPVGENGDCYDRYILHLREMEQSLRIVEQACEQIPDGPVMGKAPKFVRPPAGEYYSGIEGARGELGVYFVSDGKDKPYRLKFRRPSFVNLQLLPSLLKGQNMANLIAILGAVDIVLGEVDC; encoded by the coding sequence ATGGCGGATACGCGAACGGAAGAAATGCTGATGAATGTCGGCCCCCAGCACCCATCCACCCACGGGGTGCTTCGGGTGGTCGTAAAACTGGACGGGGAAACGATCGTCGATGCGGCTCCGGTAATCGGCTACCTGCACCGGGGGACGGAAAAATTGGCGGAGGATCTGCAATACACCCAGATCATTCCCTACACCGACCGCATGGATTATTTGGCGGCGATGCTCAATAATTACGCCCTGGTCCACGCCGTCGAGGAGGCCATGGACCTGGAGATTCCCGAACGGGCGGAGTACCTCCGGGTCATCGTCATGGAGCTCAACCGCATCGCCTCGCACTTGCTCTTTATCGGCACGTATCTGCTCGACCTCGGGGCCATGAGTCCCTTTTTGTATGCATTTCAAGACCGGGAGCGGATCGTGCAGCTGTTCAACGAGATCAGCGGGGCGAGGTTAACTTACAATTATATGAGGATCGGCGGTGTGAAATGGGATGCGCCCCCGGGCTGGATCGACAAGGTTCGGGAGTTTGTGCCCCACATGCGGGAGAGCTTGAAGATGCTCGACGACCTGATCACCGGCAACGAGATCTTTCTCAACCGCGTCCGGGGCATCGGCGCCTATGATGCGGACACGGCCATCGCCTACTCGTTGTCCGGAGTGAATTTGCGTTGTACCGGACTGAAATGGGATCTTCGAAAAAATCGGCCCTATTCTGTCTACGACCGTTTTGAGTTCGAGATTCCCGTGGGCGAGAACGGCGACTGTTATGACCGGTACATCTTGCATCTGCGGGAGATGGAGCAATCCCTTCGCATTGTGGAGCAAGCCTGCGAGCAGATTCCCGACGGTCCGGTGATGGGCAAAGCGCCGAAATTCGTTCGGCCTCCCGCCGGTGAGTACTACAGCGGCATCGAAGGGGCCCGGGGCGAGCTCGGGGTGTATTTTGTCAGCGATGGAAAGGATAAGCCTTACCGGCTGAAATTCCGCCGGCCCTCCTTTGTGAATCTGCAGTTGCTGCCTTCCTTGCTCAAAGGGCAGAACATGGCCAATCTGATCGCGATACTGGGCGCGGTGGATATCGTCCTCGGGGAGGTGGATTGTTGA
- a CDS encoding NADH-quinone oxidoreductase subunit C codes for MTEDRREEQDSGRKESQAKDASPGERGQAEGTEAGPPDIQGEDRVPPSRGGEKNAASSEAVAENVDAPRTVPPTGGHPGAKHAGADGGAAKPEGAKPAAKAAGKKPAAPKPPDPREAPAKALLEDVLGRIQERYPDAVEAGEVKKFTPMLLIKRESWREVAAYLKEGDGLGFRYLEAIAGTDYPKEGYIEVTAFLTRIPEATMVGIKVRAPREAPVVPSLVPVFPGANWDEREIYDLLGVTFADHPDLRRIMMPDDWHGHPLRKDYSPFD; via the coding sequence ATGACCGAGGACAGACGGGAGGAGCAGGATTCGGGTAGGAAAGAATCGCAGGCGAAGGATGCGAGCCCCGGGGAGCGGGGGCAGGCTGAAGGGACAGAGGCCGGGCCTCCGGATATCCAAGGGGAGGACCGAGTACCTCCAAGCCGCGGGGGCGAGAAGAACGCCGCCTCCAGCGAGGCGGTGGCGGAGAACGTCGATGCTCCCCGGACGGTGCCGCCGACGGGGGGACACCCCGGGGCGAAACACGCGGGTGCAGACGGTGGCGCGGCCAAGCCGGAGGGGGCGAAACCCGCAGCAAAGGCGGCCGGGAAAAAACCGGCGGCTCCAAAGCCTCCGGACCCCCGCGAAGCTCCGGCGAAAGCCCTGTTGGAGGACGTGCTCGGGCGGATTCAGGAACGCTATCCCGATGCGGTTGAGGCAGGGGAAGTGAAAAAATTCACTCCTATGCTCCTCATCAAAAGGGAATCCTGGCGAGAGGTGGCGGCTTATCTCAAGGAGGGGGACGGGCTTGGCTTTCGTTATTTGGAGGCCATCGCCGGCACGGATTACCCAAAGGAAGGCTACATAGAGGTGACAGCCTTTCTGACTCGGATTCCCGAAGCCACCATGGTGGGGATCAAAGTCCGTGCGCCCCGGGAAGCGCCGGTGGTTCCCTCTTTGGTCCCGGTATTCCCGGGAGCGAATTGGGATGAGCGGGAAATCTATGACCTGCTCGGCGTGACCTTTGCCGACCATCCAGATTTGCGGCGGATCATGATGCCCGACGATTGGCACGGTCATCCGCTGCGCAAGGACTATTCCCCGTTTGATTGA
- a CDS encoding NuoB/complex I 20 kDa subunit family protein → MNPVPGSRPAGRVEFEGFSDEESAELTRAGVLVSTIEQLKAWARANSLWPLTFGLACCAIEMMGTGASHYDLDRFGIIFRASPRQSDVMIVAGTVTKKMGPLLRRLYDQMPDPKWVVAMGSCATAGGPYVRSYAVMKGVDQVVPVDVYIPGCPPSPPALIYGLNKLQEKIRMEARRKVGRA, encoded by the coding sequence ATGAATCCGGTACCGGGCTCGCGGCCGGCGGGCCGGGTGGAATTCGAAGGTTTCAGTGACGAGGAATCCGCCGAACTCACCCGTGCGGGGGTGTTGGTCAGCACCATCGAACAGTTGAAAGCCTGGGCCCGGGCGAACTCCCTGTGGCCCCTTACCTTTGGGTTGGCCTGCTGCGCCATCGAGATGATGGGAACCGGGGCGTCCCATTATGATCTTGACCGATTCGGCATTATCTTTCGCGCCTCGCCTCGGCAGTCCGACGTCATGATCGTCGCCGGAACGGTGACCAAGAAGATGGGACCGCTTCTCCGCCGGCTCTACGACCAAATGCCGGATCCAAAATGGGTCGTGGCCATGGGCAGCTGCGCCACGGCGGGCGGGCCCTACGTACGTTCCTACGCCGTGATGAAGGGCGTCGACCAAGTGGTTCCCGTGGATGTGTACATCCCGGGTTGCCCCCCCTCGCCGCCTGCTCTGATCTACGGGTTGAATAAACTGCAGGAGAAGATTCGCATGGAGGCGAGGAGAAAGGTGGGGCGGGCATGA
- a CDS encoding NADH-quinone oxidoreductase subunit A: MTAYWNSYLFVVIFIVLAIALPVGALTLGKWLRPTHPFREKLEPYESGVEPVGDARVQYHARYYLFALLFVVFDVEILFLYPWAVAFHELGLFGLVEALIFMAMLVIGLVYAWRKKVLEWK, encoded by the coding sequence GTGACGGCGTACTGGAATTCGTATCTTTTTGTCGTGATTTTCATCGTTCTCGCCATCGCCCTTCCGGTGGGGGCCTTGACGCTGGGCAAGTGGCTTCGGCCCACTCATCCGTTCCGGGAGAAGCTGGAGCCCTATGAGAGCGGCGTGGAGCCGGTGGGGGACGCGCGGGTCCAATATCACGCGCGTTATTACCTCTTTGCCCTTCTATTTGTGGTATTCGATGTCGAAATCCTTTTCTTGTACCCTTGGGCGGTGGCGTTTCACGAACTCGGTTTATTCGGGTTGGTGGAGGCGCTGATTTTTATGGCCATGTTGGTCATCGGCCTGGTGTACGCCTGGCGAAAGAAGGTGCTGGAATGGAAATGA
- a CDS encoding F0F1 ATP synthase subunit epsilon, translating to MSTTILDIVTPERTVYSRPVEMVILRGAEGDLGILPGHMPLVTTLPIGLVRIKEEGRWSLVALSGGFLEVRPDRVTVLAEAAELPEEIDVVRAERARERAERRLAEKGRPDIDYVRAELALKRALNRLRAAEEAKVSLR from the coding sequence ATGAGCACCACGATTCTGGACATCGTGACGCCGGAGCGGACCGTGTACAGCCGGCCCGTGGAGATGGTGATCCTCCGGGGAGCCGAGGGCGATCTGGGCATTCTCCCCGGACACATGCCGCTTGTCACCACTCTGCCCATCGGCCTCGTGCGGATCAAGGAAGAGGGGCGGTGGTCGCTGGTGGCGCTCAGCGGCGGGTTTCTCGAAGTTCGGCCGGACCGGGTGACGGTGCTGGCCGAGGCGGCGGAGCTGCCCGAGGAGATCGACGTGGTCCGGGCCGAGCGCGCCCGGGAGCGGGCCGAGCGGCGTTTGGCGGAGAAAGGGCGCCCCGACATCGACTACGTCCGGGCGGAATTGGCTCTCAAACGGGCGTTGAATCGGCTGCGGGCTGCGGAGGAAGCGAAAGTTTCCCTGCGCTGA
- the atpD gene encoding F0F1 ATP synthase subunit beta, with protein MNVGHVVQVMGPVVDVAFPEGQLPELNNALTIRYEAKNPGERDIDLTCEVAVHLGDNVVRTVAMSSTDGLVRGMEVVDTGRPIAVPVGEATLGRIFNVLGQPIDEQGPVATELTHPIHRPAPSFEEQSTKVEIFETGIKVVDLLAPYIKGGKVGLFGGAGVGKTVLIQELIHNIAKQHGGFSVFAGVGERTREGNDLYHEMRESGVIDKTVMVFGQMNEPPGARMRVGLTGLTFAEYFRDVEGRDVLLFIDNIFRFVQAGSEVSALLGRMPSAVGYQPTLATEMGQLQERITSTKKGSITSIQAIYVPADDYTDPAPATTFAHLDATTNLERKISELGIYPAVDPLASTSRALSPDVVGQEHYDVARGVQQVLQRYRELQDIIAILGMDELTDEDKLTVARARKIQNFLSQPFHVAEQFTGTPGVYVPVKETVRSFKEILEGRHDEIPESLFRYAGTIDDVVERFKKERG; from the coding sequence ATGAACGTTGGACATGTGGTCCAGGTGATGGGACCGGTTGTCGACGTGGCGTTCCCCGAGGGGCAACTGCCGGAGTTGAACAACGCCCTCACCATTCGTTATGAAGCGAAGAATCCCGGCGAGCGGGACATCGATTTGACCTGTGAAGTGGCCGTTCACCTCGGGGATAATGTGGTGCGGACGGTCGCCATGTCCTCTACCGACGGATTGGTTCGGGGAATGGAGGTCGTGGATACCGGACGGCCCATCGCGGTGCCGGTTGGGGAGGCGACCCTGGGGCGGATTTTCAACGTCCTGGGCCAGCCCATTGACGAGCAGGGGCCCGTCGCGACGGAATTGACCCATCCGATTCACCGGCCGGCCCCGAGTTTCGAGGAACAATCCACCAAGGTGGAGATCTTCGAGACGGGCATCAAAGTGGTGGATTTGCTCGCTCCGTACATCAAGGGCGGGAAGGTCGGCCTGTTCGGGGGCGCCGGGGTCGGCAAGACGGTGCTCATTCAGGAGCTGATCCACAACATCGCGAAACAGCACGGCGGCTTTTCGGTGTTTGCGGGGGTCGGCGAGCGCACCCGGGAAGGAAACGACCTGTATCACGAGATGCGGGAGTCCGGGGTTATCGACAAGACCGTCATGGTGTTCGGCCAGATGAACGAACCCCCCGGCGCCCGCATGCGGGTGGGCCTTACAGGCCTGACCTTTGCGGAGTATTTCCGGGACGTTGAGGGCCGGGACGTGCTGCTGTTTATCGACAACATTTTCCGATTCGTGCAGGCCGGATCCGAGGTGTCGGCCCTGCTTGGGCGGATGCCCAGCGCCGTGGGATACCAGCCCACCCTGGCCACGGAGATGGGGCAATTGCAGGAGCGCATCACCTCGACGAAAAAAGGATCGATCACCTCGATCCAGGCGATCTACGTGCCGGCGGACGACTACACCGACCCGGCGCCGGCGACGACCTTCGCCCACCTCGATGCCACCACAAACCTGGAGCGGAAGATCTCCGAGCTCGGCATCTACCCGGCGGTGGATCCCTTGGCTTCGACCTCCCGGGCCCTGTCTCCGGATGTGGTGGGCCAGGAGCACTACGATGTGGCCCGGGGCGTGCAACAGGTGTTGCAGCGCTATCGGGAACTGCAAGATATTATCGCCATCCTCGGTATGGACGAGTTGACGGACGAGGATAAGCTCACCGTGGCCCGGGCCCGGAAGATCCAAAACTTCCTGTCCCAGCCCTTCCACGTGGCCGAACAGTTCACCGGCACCCCCGGGGTGTATGTTCCGGTGAAGGAGACGGTGCGCAGCTTCAAGGAGATTCTCGAAGGTCGCCACGACGAGATCCCGGAAAGCCTCTTCCGCTACGCGGGCACCATCGACGATGTGGTGGAGCGGTTCAAAAAGGAGCGGGGCTGA
- the atpG gene encoding ATP synthase F1 subunit gamma, which translates to MAQNARDIRRRIRSVKSTEQITKAMEMVAAAKLRRAQERVHLARPYARKMEEVIGSIAKAGDVRHPMMVKRPVRKSGYVVITADRGLAGAYNANIIRVTLEAIRGKAKNEYTIIAVGRRGRDFFKKRDFPVAEEITGLSDYPTYADIKRVAGAAVKMYEEEVYDELFLVYNQFINPVQQTPVVKKILPLEDVGGEAEGHRLHYEYEPSAEAVLETLLPKYAETLIFSALLDAKASEHGARMTAMGNASDNAAEMIDTLTLALNRARQAAITLQISEIVGGAEALK; encoded by the coding sequence ATGGCGCAGAATGCGCGGGATATCCGCAGGCGGATTCGCAGCGTGAAAAGTACGGAACAAATCACCAAGGCGATGGAGATGGTGGCGGCGGCCAAACTCCGCCGGGCCCAGGAACGTGTGCACCTCGCCCGCCCCTACGCCCGCAAGATGGAGGAGGTCATCGGCAGCATCGCCAAGGCGGGGGATGTGCGCCACCCCATGATGGTTAAGCGCCCGGTGCGCAAATCCGGGTACGTGGTCATCACCGCAGACCGGGGGTTGGCGGGTGCGTACAACGCCAACATCATCCGCGTCACCCTGGAAGCCATCCGGGGGAAAGCCAAGAACGAGTATACGATTATCGCCGTTGGCCGCCGGGGCCGGGACTTTTTCAAGAAACGGGATTTTCCCGTGGCCGAAGAGATCACCGGCCTCTCCGATTACCCCACTTATGCGGACATCAAGAGGGTGGCCGGGGCGGCGGTCAAGATGTACGAGGAAGAGGTCTACGACGAACTGTTCCTGGTGTACAACCAGTTTATCAATCCGGTGCAGCAGACCCCCGTGGTCAAAAAAATCCTTCCTCTCGAGGACGTCGGCGGGGAGGCCGAAGGGCACCGGCTCCATTATGAATACGAGCCTTCCGCGGAGGCGGTGCTGGAAACCTTACTGCCCAAGTACGCAGAAACACTGATCTTCAGCGCACTGCTCGATGCGAAAGCCAGCGAACACGGGGCGCGGATGACCGCCATGGGCAACGCGTCGGACAACGCCGCCGAAATGATCGACACGCTGACCCTGGCCCTGAACAGGGCGCGGCAAGCGGCGATCACTCTGCAGATCTCCGAGATCGTCGGCGGCGCCGAAGCTCTGAAGTAG
- the atpA gene encoding F0F1 ATP synthase subunit alpha, with the protein MSIRPEEISALIKQQIENYDAELEVYDVGTVIYVGDGIARIHGLANAMAGELLEFPNGQMGMALNLEEDNVGCIVLGTVEGIKEGDQVKRTGRIVEVPVGEALIGRVVNPLGQPLDGRGPVETKEFRPVESPAPGVIDRKSVHEPLQTGIKAIDAMVPIGRGQRELIIGDRQTGKTAIAIDTIINQKGQNVVCIYVAIGQKQSTVAQVVETLRKHGAMEYTIVVVASASDPAPLLYLAPYAGCAMGEYFMYNGGHALCVYDDLSKQAAAYRELSLLLRRPPGREAYPGDVFYLHSRLLERAAKLSDERGGGSLTALPFIETQAGDVSAYIPTNVISITDGQIFLESDLFYAGQRPAVNSGISVSRVGGSAQIKAMKKVAGTLRLDLAEYRDLQAFTQFGSDLDKATLARLTRGERTMEILKQPQYQPMPVERQVVSLWTAVNGYLDDIPVTAVRRFETEFLSFVDSTYPQIYKSILESRDLTEETVNLLKEAVTKFKESFAA; encoded by the coding sequence ATGAGCATTCGTCCGGAAGAGATCAGCGCGCTCATCAAGCAACAGATTGAAAACTACGATGCCGAACTCGAAGTGTACGACGTCGGCACCGTGATCTACGTCGGCGACGGGATCGCCCGGATTCACGGACTGGCCAACGCCATGGCCGGAGAGCTCCTGGAGTTTCCAAACGGCCAGATGGGCATGGCTCTCAACCTCGAAGAGGACAATGTCGGTTGTATCGTCCTCGGAACGGTGGAGGGGATTAAAGAGGGGGACCAGGTAAAACGCACCGGCCGCATTGTTGAGGTGCCCGTCGGGGAGGCCCTGATCGGCCGGGTCGTCAACCCCCTGGGACAGCCCCTGGACGGCCGGGGTCCGGTCGAAACCAAGGAGTTTCGGCCCGTGGAATCCCCGGCACCGGGGGTTATCGACCGCAAATCGGTGCACGAGCCTCTCCAGACGGGGATCAAAGCCATTGACGCCATGGTGCCCATCGGGCGGGGCCAGCGGGAGCTGATCATCGGCGACCGCCAGACCGGGAAAACGGCCATCGCCATCGACACCATCATCAATCAAAAAGGGCAGAATGTCGTCTGCATCTACGTGGCCATCGGCCAGAAGCAGTCCACCGTCGCCCAGGTCGTGGAGACCCTGCGCAAGCACGGGGCCATGGAGTACACCATCGTGGTCGTAGCTTCGGCCTCTGATCCGGCGCCGCTGCTGTATTTGGCGCCCTATGCCGGCTGCGCCATGGGTGAATACTTCATGTACAACGGCGGCCACGCCCTTTGCGTGTACGACGACCTGTCGAAGCAGGCCGCGGCCTACCGGGAATTGTCTCTGCTCCTACGCCGGCCGCCGGGCCGTGAAGCGTATCCCGGTGACGTCTTCTATCTGCATTCCCGGCTTCTGGAGCGGGCGGCGAAACTGAGCGACGAGCGGGGCGGCGGTTCTTTGACGGCGCTGCCGTTCATTGAAACCCAGGCTGGCGACGTGTCGGCCTACATCCCGACGAACGTCATCTCCATCACCGACGGTCAAATCTTCCTGGAGTCCGACCTGTTCTACGCCGGGCAAAGGCCGGCGGTCAACTCCGGAATTTCGGTCTCCCGGGTAGGCGGCAGCGCCCAGATCAAGGCCATGAAAAAAGTGGCCGGGACCCTGCGCTTGGATTTGGCAGAATATCGGGACCTGCAGGCCTTTACCCAGTTCGGTTCGGATTTGGACAAGGCCACTCTGGCCCGGCTGACCCGGGGCGAGCGGACCATGGAGATTCTGAAACAGCCGCAGTACCAGCCCATGCCTGTTGAACGCCAGGTGGTGAGCCTGTGGACGGCGGTCAACGGATACCTGGACGACATTCCGGTGACGGCGGTGCGGCGGTTTGAGACGGAGTTTCTGAGCTTTGTCGACTCCACCTACCCGCAGATTTATAAATCGATCCTTGAGAGCCGGGATCTGACTGAGGAAACGGTCAACCTGCTCAAAGAGGCGGTCACCAAATTCAAAGAGTCCTTCGCGGCTTAG
- a CDS encoding F0F1 ATP synthase subunit delta — translation MRDGTVAKRYAIALFEAARDKSDVQTIEKELGSVLEVWKTEPKLVEFLHHPSVSRDVKKRTIARVFGDRVSGLMLNFLYVLLDHRRQDDLPQIVGEYRGRVDEALGRIHAEVETALPVSEEEAQKLRSRLAQKTGKDVSMRLEVNPALIGGARLRVGDRVWDASILGRLERFRGQLKQIQAR, via the coding sequence ATGAGGGACGGCACCGTCGCAAAACGCTATGCCATCGCCCTTTTTGAGGCCGCCCGGGACAAATCGGACGTGCAGACCATCGAGAAGGAATTGGGCTCGGTGCTCGAGGTGTGGAAGACGGAGCCGAAACTGGTGGAGTTCCTCCACCATCCCAGCGTGTCCAGAGATGTGAAAAAACGCACCATAGCCCGGGTGTTCGGGGATCGGGTCTCCGGGCTCATGTTGAATTTTCTCTACGTCTTGCTCGATCATCGGCGACAGGATGACTTGCCGCAGATAGTGGGAGAGTACCGCGGGCGGGTGGACGAGGCCCTGGGGCGAATCCATGCGGAGGTCGAGACTGCCCTCCCGGTTTCCGAGGAGGAGGCGCAGAAACTCAGGAGCCGATTGGCGCAAAAGACCGGCAAAGACGTCTCGATGCGGCTGGAGGTCAACCCGGCCCTCATTGGCGGAGCGCGGCTTAGGGTCGGCGATCGGGTGTGGGACGCGAGTATTCTGGGACGTCTTGAGCGGTTCCGTGGACAGCTCAAGCAGATCCAAGCCCGGTGA
- the atpF gene encoding F0F1 ATP synthase subunit B, with product MEFELGTALVQLIAFLILLWFLSKFAWKPLVKMLNDRREYIENQLSSAEREREEAERVLEEHRALVEKARQDAHEWMENARRTSERQAAEILAAAETEARRIKEEALAEIQSEKEKALAELRDQVGELSVMLAGRILAKELDAKSHRELVDRALAEMGDRV from the coding sequence ATGGAGTTTGAGCTCGGTACGGCCCTCGTTCAACTCATCGCCTTTTTGATCTTGTTGTGGTTCCTTTCCAAGTTTGCGTGGAAACCACTGGTCAAGATGTTGAACGATCGTCGGGAATATATCGAGAATCAACTGTCCTCCGCCGAACGCGAGCGGGAAGAGGCGGAGCGGGTTCTGGAGGAGCACCGGGCGCTGGTGGAAAAGGCCCGGCAGGACGCGCACGAGTGGATGGAGAACGCCCGGCGCACCAGTGAGCGCCAGGCGGCGGAGATCCTCGCTGCGGCCGAGACCGAGGCCAGGCGCATCAAGGAAGAAGCCTTGGCCGAGATCCAGAGCGAGAAGGAAAAAGCCCTGGCGGAACTCCGGGATCAGGTCGGCGAGCTGTCGGTGATGTTGGCCGGGCGCATCCTGGCCAAGGAACTGGATGCGAAGAGCCACCGGGAACTGGTGGACCGGGCCCTAGCGGAGATGGGGGATCGGGTATGA
- the atpE gene encoding F0F1 ATP synthase subunit C, with amino-acid sequence MNLFGIAAAIAFGLAAVGAGIGNGLVISRTIEGIARQPEARGMLQTQMFIGIGLVEALPVISLVMGFLLFGRS; translated from the coding sequence ATGAATTTGTTCGGTATCGCTGCAGCGATTGCGTTCGGGTTGGCGGCCGTGGGTGCCGGTATCGGCAACGGCCTCGTCATCAGCCGTACCATCGAAGGAATCGCCCGGCAGCCGGAAGCCCGGGGCATGCTGCAAACCCAGATGTTTATCGGCATCGGCTTGGTTGAGGCGTTGCCGGTCATCTCGCTGGTGATGGGCTTCCTGCTGTTCGGACGCAGCTGA
- the atpB gene encoding F0F1 ATP synthase subunit A: MEGAHPILVLWGMKFNLATIGMSLLMMIIVAVLARMGTSRMSMRSPTGMQNVLEWLYGFVRGLATDMMSEKQADKFVPLALTLIIYIFISNMSDMPFNITTAHPNGIPGLGVEPGQSVNWWVAPTANMSVTMAMSLMVILLSHYLGLRRPGAYFKHYFEPFFIFLPINILEEVAKFLTLGLRLYGNIFAGEVLISVLLGIPMAFGWLPIGNVPTLIIWIAYSIFVGTIQSFVFTVLTLVYISQKLPHEAH; encoded by the coding sequence GTGGAAGGTGCGCATCCGATTCTTGTGCTGTGGGGAATGAAGTTCAATCTCGCCACCATCGGGATGTCGCTCTTGATGATGATCATTGTGGCGGTGCTCGCCAGGATGGGGACAAGCCGGATGAGCATGCGCAGCCCGACGGGAATGCAGAATGTCCTGGAATGGTTGTACGGATTTGTCCGGGGCCTGGCCACAGACATGATGAGCGAAAAACAGGCCGACAAGTTCGTTCCTCTGGCGCTGACGCTCATTATCTACATTTTTATCTCCAACATGAGCGATATGCCGTTCAACATCACAACTGCACATCCCAACGGCATCCCCGGACTCGGGGTTGAACCCGGGCAGTCTGTCAATTGGTGGGTGGCGCCGACGGCGAACATGAGCGTGACCATGGCCATGTCCCTGATGGTCATTTTGCTCAGCCACTATCTGGGACTACGGCGTCCGGGTGCCTATTTCAAACATTATTTTGAACCGTTCTTCATCTTCCTCCCCATCAATATCTTGGAGGAAGTCGCGAAATTTCTGACGCTTGGTTTGCGGTTATACGGCAATATTTTCGCGGGGGAAGTGTTGATCTCCGTTTTGCTCGGAATCCCCATGGCCTTCGGTTGGTTGCCCATCGGAAACGTCCCGACGTTGATCATCTGGATCGCGTACAGTATCTTCGTCGGTACGATCCAATCCTTCGTTTTCACGGTGTTGACTCTGGTGTACATTTCACAAAAATTGCCTCACGAAGCTCATTGA
- a CDS encoding AtpZ/AtpI family protein — protein MARGQGESGGDDPRPERGRGSEERRSWRAFALVSGIGVELAAAVLAGVYLGRWLDRLWGTSPWMLLVGVLLGLAAGILGVVHLVQTVMGGTSRDGR, from the coding sequence ATGGCGCGGGGCCAAGGGGAATCCGGGGGTGACGACCCGAGGCCCGAAAGGGGGCGGGGGTCAGAGGAACGCCGGTCCTGGCGGGCTTTCGCCCTCGTTTCGGGGATTGGCGTGGAGCTCGCGGCCGCCGTTCTGGCCGGGGTATATCTCGGACGCTGGTTGGACCGTCTTTGGGGAACGTCGCCGTGGATGTTGCTCGTCGGGGTGCTCCTGGGGCTGGCCGCGGGGATCCTCGGTGTCGTGCATTTGGTGCAGACGGTGATGGGGGGCACCTCGCGGGATGGCCGGTGA